A region of Pseudomonas marginalis DNA encodes the following proteins:
- the flgH gene encoding flagellar basal body L-ring protein FlgH, protein MNRYVSVLALSGIAVLAGCVAPTPKPNDPYYAPVLPRTPLPAAANNGSIYQAGFEQNLYSDRKAFRVGDIITITLNERTQASKNANSQVGKNSTASLGLSSLFGAVPNVNNPLSDGDLTLNAGYSGSRATDGKSAAGQGNSLTGSITVTVADVLPNGIIAVRGEKWMTLNTGDELVRIAGMVRADDISTDNTVPSTRIADARITYSGTGAFADASQPGWLDRFFLSPLFPF, encoded by the coding sequence ATGAATCGCTATGTTTCCGTTCTGGCATTGAGTGGGATTGCCGTGCTCGCGGGCTGTGTCGCCCCGACGCCAAAACCCAATGACCCGTACTACGCGCCGGTGTTGCCGCGCACCCCACTGCCGGCGGCGGCCAACAACGGTTCGATCTACCAGGCCGGTTTCGAACAGAACCTGTACAGCGACCGCAAGGCGTTCCGGGTCGGTGACATCATCACCATCACCCTGAACGAACGCACCCAGGCCAGCAAGAATGCCAACTCCCAGGTGGGCAAGAACAGCACCGCCAGCCTTGGTTTGAGTTCTCTGTTTGGCGCCGTGCCCAACGTCAATAACCCGTTGAGCGACGGTGACCTGACCTTGAACGCCGGCTACAGCGGCAGCCGCGCTACCGACGGCAAGAGTGCGGCGGGGCAGGGCAACAGCCTGACCGGCTCGATCACCGTGACGGTCGCTGACGTATTGCCCAACGGCATCATTGCCGTGCGCGGCGAGAAGTGGATGACCCTCAACACCGGTGACGAATTGGTGCGCATAGCCGGTATGGTCCGCGCCGATGATATTTCCACGGACAACACCGTGCCTTCCACGCGGATTGCCGATGCACGCATTACCTATTCCGGTACCGGTGCTTTTGCTGATGCGAGTCAGCCCGGTTGGCTCGACCGTTTCTTCCTCAGCCCGCTGTTCCCTTTCTAG
- the flgG gene encoding flagellar basal-body rod protein FlgG, with translation MLPALWVAKTGLSAQDTNLTTISNNLANVSTTGFKRDRAEFQDLLYQIKRQPGAQSTQDSELPSGLQLGTGVKIVGTQKNFNAGNLQQTGQPLDMAINGKGFFQILQPDGTTSYTRDGTFHLDSNGQIVTANGFALEPAIVVPNNAQTFTVGNDGTVSITVAGNPASQVIGNLQTADFINPAGLQAMGNNLFLETASSGAPQIGTPGLNGFGTTLQSTLETSNVSTVEEMVNMITTQRAYEMNSKVISTADQMLSFVTQNL, from the coding sequence ATGCTTCCGGCTCTATGGGTTGCCAAAACAGGTCTGTCCGCCCAGGACACCAACCTGACCACCATTTCCAACAACTTGGCCAACGTGTCGACCACGGGTTTCAAACGTGACCGCGCCGAGTTCCAGGACTTGCTCTACCAGATCAAACGCCAGCCAGGCGCCCAGTCGACCCAGGACAGCGAATTGCCGTCGGGCCTGCAACTGGGTACCGGTGTGAAGATCGTCGGCACCCAGAAGAACTTCAACGCCGGTAACCTGCAGCAGACCGGGCAGCCGCTGGACATGGCCATCAACGGTAAAGGGTTCTTCCAGATCCTGCAGCCGGATGGGACCACTTCCTACACCCGTGACGGTACCTTCCACCTGGACTCCAATGGCCAGATCGTGACGGCCAACGGTTTCGCCCTGGAACCGGCTATCGTCGTGCCGAACAACGCCCAGACCTTCACCGTCGGCAACGACGGCACCGTGTCGATCACCGTGGCCGGTAACCCGGCGTCGCAAGTGATCGGCAACCTGCAAACCGCCGACTTCATCAACCCGGCCGGCCTGCAGGCGATGGGTAACAACCTGTTCCTGGAAACCGCTTCCAGCGGCGCGCCGCAAATCGGCACCCCTGGCCTGAACGGTTTCGGCACCACGCTGCAAAGCACCCTGGAAACCTCCAACGTCAGCACCGTTGAAGAGATGGTCAACATGATCACCACTCAACGCGCCTACGAGATGAACTCCAAGGTGATTTCCACCGCCGACCAGATGCTTTCGTTCGTAACGCAGAATCTGTAA
- a CDS encoding flagellar basal body rod protein FlgF, protein MDKYLYVAMTGASQNALAQKAHANNLANISTNGFQRDLEQARSMPVFGDSFPARAFAMTERPATDFSPGAMIETGRDLDVAVNGNGWMAVQTPDGGEAYVRSASMNVDALGVLRAGNGMPIMGNGGPIAVPPQQKVEVGADGTISIRAMGEGPRVMAEVDRIKLVQPDLKNMNKGLDGTIHTKDGQPAVADANVTLTSGFLQASNVNAVEEMTAVLALSKQFELHIKMMNSAKEDDQAMTRVMAMS, encoded by the coding sequence GTGGACAAGTACCTTTATGTGGCAATGACCGGCGCCAGCCAGAATGCACTGGCGCAGAAGGCCCATGCCAACAACTTGGCGAACATTTCCACCAACGGTTTTCAACGTGACCTGGAACAGGCGCGTTCGATGCCGGTGTTCGGTGACAGCTTTCCGGCGCGTGCGTTTGCCATGACCGAACGTCCCGCGACCGACTTCAGCCCTGGCGCCATGATCGAGACCGGTCGCGACCTGGATGTGGCGGTGAACGGCAATGGCTGGATGGCGGTGCAAACCCCCGATGGCGGTGAAGCCTACGTGCGCAGTGCCAGCATGAACGTCGATGCGCTGGGTGTGCTGCGCGCCGGCAACGGCATGCCGATCATGGGCAACGGTGGCCCGATCGCCGTACCGCCGCAGCAGAAAGTCGAAGTGGGCGCCGACGGCACCATCAGCATCCGCGCCATGGGCGAAGGCCCGCGGGTGATGGCTGAAGTGGACCGCATCAAGCTGGTCCAGCCCGACCTCAAGAATATGAATAAAGGCCTGGATGGCACCATCCATACCAAGGATGGCCAGCCGGCCGTCGCCGATGCGAACGTCACGCTGACCTCGGGTTTCCTGCAGGCGAGCAACGTCAACGCCGTGGAAGAAATGACCGCTGTCCTGGCGCTTTCCAAGCAGTTCGAGTTGCACATCAAGATGATGAACAGCGCCAAGGAAGACGACCAGGCCATGACCCGCGTAATGGCGATGAGCTGA
- a CDS encoding sigma-54-dependent transcriptional regulator produces MRIKVHCQNRIGILRDILNLLVEYGVNVAKGEVGGEHGNAIYLFCPNLVNMQFQALRPQFEAIAGVFGVKRVGLMPSERRHMELNALLGALEFPVLSIDMGGSIVAANRAAAQLLGVRVDEVPGIPLSRYAEDFDLPELVRASKSRINGLRVKVKGDVFLADIAPLQSSEHDDSEAMAGAVLTLHRADRVGERIYNVRKQELRGFDSIFQSSKVMAAVVREARRMAPLDAPLLIEGETGTGKELLARACHLASPRGQSPLMALNCAGLPESMAETELFGYGPGAFEGARAEGKLGLLELTSGGTLFLDGVGEMSARLQVKLLRFLQDGCFRRVGSDEEVYLDVRVICATQVDLSELCARGEFRQDLYHRLNVLSLHIPPLRECLDGLAPLVEHFLDQASRQIGCPLPRLAPAAMDKLSHYHWPGNVRQLENVLFQAVSLCDGGTVKVEHIRLPDYGVRQPLGDFSLEGGLEAIVGRFEKAVLESLYAEHPSSRQLGKRLGVSHTTIANKLRDYEILKADK; encoded by the coding sequence ATGCGTATCAAAGTGCACTGCCAGAACCGCATCGGCATCCTGCGGGACATCCTCAACCTGTTGGTGGAGTACGGCGTCAACGTCGCCAAGGGTGAGGTGGGTGGCGAGCATGGCAACGCCATTTACCTGTTCTGCCCAAACCTGGTGAACATGCAATTCCAGGCGCTGCGCCCGCAGTTCGAGGCGATTGCCGGGGTGTTTGGCGTTAAACGGGTAGGGCTGATGCCCAGTGAGCGTCGACATATGGAGCTCAATGCGCTGCTCGGTGCACTTGAGTTTCCGGTGCTGTCCATCGACATGGGCGGCTCCATCGTCGCCGCCAACCGTGCGGCCGCGCAGTTGCTCGGGGTGCGGGTGGACGAGGTACCGGGCATTCCGCTGTCGCGCTACGCCGAGGATTTCGACTTGCCGGAACTGGTGCGCGCGAGTAAATCGCGGATCAATGGCCTGCGGGTCAAGGTCAAGGGTGACGTGTTCCTGGCGGATATCGCACCGCTGCAATCCTCCGAACATGACGACAGCGAAGCCATGGCCGGTGCCGTGTTGACCCTGCACCGTGCCGACCGTGTGGGTGAGCGTATCTACAATGTGCGCAAACAGGAGCTGCGCGGTTTCGACAGTATTTTCCAAAGCTCCAAGGTCATGGCCGCCGTGGTACGTGAAGCCCGGCGCATGGCGCCGTTGGATGCGCCTCTATTAATAGAAGGCGAAACCGGCACCGGCAAAGAGTTGTTGGCACGCGCTTGCCACCTGGCCAGCCCGCGCGGGCAATCGCCGTTGATGGCGCTGAACTGCGCTGGGCTGCCCGAGTCGATGGCCGAGACCGAATTGTTCGGCTACGGCCCCGGCGCTTTTGAAGGCGCGCGGGCCGAAGGCAAGCTCGGGCTGCTGGAGCTGACGTCAGGCGGTACGTTGTTTCTCGATGGTGTCGGGGAAATGAGCGCGCGCTTGCAGGTGAAATTGCTGCGCTTCCTGCAGGACGGCTGCTTTCGGCGCGTGGGCAGTGACGAAGAGGTGTACCTGGATGTGCGGGTGATCTGCGCCACCCAGGTGGACCTGTCCGAACTCTGCGCCCGTGGCGAATTCCGCCAGGACCTCTATCACCGCCTCAACGTGCTGTCCTTGCATATCCCGCCCCTGCGCGAATGCCTCGACGGCCTTGCTCCCCTGGTCGAGCACTTTCTCGACCAGGCCAGCCGGCAGATTGGCTGCCCGCTGCCCAGGCTGGCGCCTGCCGCCATGGACAAGCTCAGCCACTACCACTGGCCGGGGAATGTGCGGCAGCTGGAAAACGTGCTGTTCCAGGCGGTATCGCTGTGTGACGGCGGGACGGTCAAGGTCGAACACATCCGCCTGCCGGACTACGGCGTGCGCCAACCCCTTGGCGACTTTTCCCTGGAGGGCGGTTTGGAGGCGATCGTCGGACGCTTCGAGAAGGCGGTGCTGGAGAGCCTGTATGCCGAGCATCCCAGCAGCCGGCAGTTGGGGAAACGCCTGGGGGTGTCACACACCACCATCGCCAATAAGTTGCGTGATTACGAAATCCTCAAGGCGGACAAATAA
- the phhA gene encoding phenylalanine 4-monooxygenase, with protein MKQTHYVAREPDAQGFIHYPPEEHAVWNTLITRQLKVIEGRACQEYLDGIDKLGLPLDRIPQLGEINQVLAATTGWQVARVPALIPFQTFFELLANKQFPVATFIRTREELDYLQEPDIFHEIFGHCPLLTNPWFAEFTHTYGKLGLAASKEQRVYLARLYWMTIEFGLVDTPDGRRIYGGGILSSPKESVYCLSDQPEHQAFDPLEAMRTPYRIDILQPLYFVLPNLKRLFEVAQEDIMGMVEHGMQLGLHAPKFPPKPKAA; from the coding sequence ATGAAGCAGACGCACTACGTGGCCCGCGAGCCCGATGCGCAAGGTTTTATCCACTACCCGCCGGAAGAACACGCGGTGTGGAACACCCTGATCACCCGCCAGTTGAAAGTGATCGAGGGCCGCGCGTGCCAAGAGTACCTGGACGGCATCGACAAGCTCGGCCTGCCCTTGGATCGCATCCCGCAACTGGGTGAAATCAACCAGGTGCTGGCCGCGACCACCGGCTGGCAAGTCGCTCGCGTGCCGGCGCTGATCCCCTTCCAGACCTTCTTCGAATTGCTCGCCAACAAGCAGTTTCCGGTGGCGACCTTTATTCGTACCCGCGAAGAACTGGATTACCTGCAAGAGCCGGATATTTTCCACGAGATCTTTGGCCACTGCCCGCTGCTGACCAACCCGTGGTTTGCCGAGTTCACCCACACCTACGGCAAGCTCGGCCTGGCGGCCAGCAAGGAGCAACGGGTATACCTGGCGCGCCTGTACTGGATGACCATCGAGTTCGGCCTGGTGGATACCCCCGACGGCCGGCGTATCTACGGTGGCGGGATTTTGTCGTCGCCCAAGGAAAGCGTGTACTGCCTGTCCGACCAGCCTGAACATCAAGCCTTCGACCCGCTGGAAGCGATGCGCACCCCGTATCGCATCGACATCCTGCAACCGCTGTATTTCGTATTGCCCAACCTCAAGCGCCTGTTCGAAGTGGCGCAGGAAGACATCATGGGCATGGTCGAGCACGGTATGCAGTTGGGCTTGCACGCGCCGAAGTTCCCACCCAAGCCCAAAGCCGCGTGA
- a CDS encoding 4a-hydroxytetrahydrobiopterin dehydratase has translation MTTLNQAHCEACRADAPQVSDEELPVLLKQIPDWNIEVRDGVMQLEKVFLFKNFKFALAFTNAMGEISEAEGHHPGLLTEWGKVTVTWWSHSIKGLHRNDFIMAARTDEVAKDAEGRK, from the coding sequence ATGACCACCTTGAACCAAGCCCACTGCGAAGCCTGCCGCGCCGATGCCCCGCAAGTCAGCGATGAAGAACTGCCGGTGCTGCTCAAGCAGATCCCCGACTGGAACATCGAAGTGCGCGACGGCGTGATGCAGCTGGAAAAGGTTTTCCTGTTCAAGAACTTCAAGTTCGCCCTGGCCTTTACCAACGCCATGGGTGAAATCTCCGAAGCCGAAGGCCATCACCCAGGCCTGCTCACCGAGTGGGGCAAGGTCACCGTGACCTGGTGGAGCCACTCCATCAAGGGCCTGCACCGCAACGACTTCATCATGGCCGCGCGCACCGACGAAGTGGCCAAGGACGCCGAGGGCCGCAAGTAA
- a CDS encoding amino acid aminotransferase, producing MHFDAIGRVPGDPILGLMDLYAQDANPHKFDLGVGVYKDDQGLTPIPASVKRAEQRLVDTQATKTYIGGHGDAAFGTLISELVLGADSALLREHRAGATQTPGGTGALRLSADFIAHNLPGRGVWLSDPTWPIHETIFAKAGLRVSHYPYVGADNRLDVAAMLATLSTVPKGDVVLLHACCHNPTGFDLSQDDWRQVLHIVRERQLLPLIDFAYQGFGDGLEQDAWAVRLFAAELPEVLVTSSCSKNFGLYRDRVGALIVCAADAEKLKDVRSQLANTARNLWSTPPDHGAAVVATILGDAELKKQWSEEVEAMRARIAQLRSGLVEALAPHGLSERFAHIGAQRGMFSYTGLSAEQVKQLREKHSVYMVSSGRANVAGIDATRLTLLAEAIADVSH from the coding sequence ATGCATTTCGATGCCATAGGCCGCGTGCCCGGCGACCCGATCCTCGGCTTGATGGACCTGTATGCCCAGGACGCCAACCCGCACAAGTTCGACCTCGGCGTGGGCGTTTATAAGGACGACCAGGGCCTGACGCCGATTCCCGCTTCGGTGAAGCGCGCCGAACAGCGCCTGGTCGACACCCAGGCCACCAAGACCTATATCGGCGGCCACGGTGATGCAGCCTTCGGCACACTGATCAGCGAACTGGTGCTGGGCGCCGACTCCGCCCTACTGCGCGAACACCGTGCCGGCGCGACCCAGACCCCAGGCGGCACCGGCGCCCTGCGCCTGAGCGCCGACTTTATCGCCCACAACCTGCCCGGCCGTGGCGTGTGGTTGAGCGACCCGACCTGGCCGATCCACGAAACCATCTTTGCCAAGGCCGGGCTCAGGGTCAGCCATTACCCCTACGTGGGCGCGGATAACCGCCTGGATGTGGCGGCGATGCTGGCAACCCTCTCCACCGTGCCCAAGGGCGACGTGGTCTTGCTGCACGCCTGCTGCCATAACCCGACCGGCTTCGACCTGTCCCAGGATGACTGGCGCCAGGTACTGCACATCGTGCGTGAGCGCCAGTTGCTGCCACTGATCGACTTCGCCTACCAGGGCTTTGGCGACGGCCTGGAGCAGGACGCCTGGGCGGTGCGCTTGTTTGCGGCTGAACTGCCGGAAGTACTGGTCACCAGCTCCTGCTCGAAGAACTTCGGCCTGTACCGCGACCGTGTCGGCGCGTTGATCGTGTGCGCGGCGGATGCCGAGAAGCTGAAGGATGTACGCAGCCAACTGGCGAATACCGCGCGCAACCTGTGGTCGACGCCGCCGGACCATGGTGCGGCGGTGGTCGCGACCATCCTGGGGGATGCCGAGCTGAAAAAGCAGTGGAGCGAGGAAGTCGAAGCCATGCGTGCGCGAATCGCGCAGTTGCGTTCAGGACTGGTGGAGGCGTTGGCGCCCCACGGTTTATCGGAGCGGTTTGCGCACATCGGGGCGCAACGCGGGATGTTTTCCTACACCGGCTTGAGTGCCGAGCAGGTCAAGCAACTGCGCGAGAAGCACAGCGTATACATGGTCAGTTCGGGACGGGCCAACGTGGCGGGGATCGATGCGACACGCCTGACACTTCTGGCCGAAGCCATCGCCGACGTCTCCCACTGA
- a CDS encoding UDP-2,3-diacylglucosamine diphosphatase, translating to MTSAEFTKPSRKQRVRTLWISDVHLGTRDCQAEHLSQFLKGYHADKVYLVGDIIDGWKMRGGMYWPQAHTNVIRRLLTMAKRGTEVIYVTGNHDEFLRRYSKLILGNIQLVDEAVHVTADGRHLLVIHGDQFDVITRYHRWLAFLGDSAYEFTLTLNRWLNHWRARYGYGYWSLSAYLKHKVKTAVSFISDFEEAIAHEVTRRELHGVVCGHIHHAEIRKVGEVDYLNCGDWVESCTALIEHWDGSIELYRLADAQAKEAQLKAEMITN from the coding sequence ATGACCAGTGCCGAGTTCACCAAGCCCAGCCGCAAGCAGCGGGTTCGTACCCTGTGGATTTCCGACGTGCACCTGGGCACCCGGGATTGCCAGGCCGAACACCTATCGCAGTTCCTCAAGGGCTACCACGCCGATAAGGTCTACCTGGTGGGCGATATCATCGACGGCTGGAAAATGCGCGGCGGCATGTATTGGCCCCAGGCCCATACCAACGTGATCCGTCGCCTGCTGACCATGGCCAAGCGCGGTACCGAGGTGATCTACGTCACCGGCAACCACGACGAGTTCCTGCGCCGCTACTCCAAGCTGATCCTGGGCAATATCCAGTTGGTGGATGAGGCGGTGCACGTGACGGCCGACGGTCGCCATCTGCTGGTGATCCACGGCGACCAGTTCGATGTGATCACCCGCTATCACCGTTGGCTGGCGTTCCTGGGCGACTCGGCCTACGAGTTCACACTCACCTTGAACCGCTGGTTGAACCACTGGCGCGCCCGCTACGGCTATGGCTACTGGTCTTTGTCGGCGTACCTGAAACACAAGGTCAAAACCGCCGTGAGCTTTATCAGCGATTTTGAAGAGGCCATCGCCCACGAAGTGACCCGGCGCGAGTTGCATGGCGTGGTGTGCGGGCATATCCACCATGCGGAGATTCGCAAGGTGGGCGAGGTGGATTACCTCAACTGCGGGGATTGGGTGGAGTCGTGCACGGCGTTGATCGAGCACTGGGACGGGAGCATCGAGTTGTATCGGTTGGCGGATGCCCAGGCGAAAGAAGCGCAGTTGAAAGCTGAGATGATCACAAACTGA
- a CDS encoding helix-turn-helix transcriptional regulator encodes MRPSLTLRHYLEAPIAHSHDHAQLVFGLSGHLDLEVDGRGSQVRESSVMVLPFSAHHACGSRDGSRCLVLDVPTEHWLLQSLGEHADASRRLLDQPARLALDSRQHQLVQWLAHSPVDDPLIAQQGAVLLLASLNHPQAPQVPGRRLPYGAFNAHIERHVAHPLQVADLARIAGLSVARLHARFIAECGQTPMDYIRSRRLQLALNLLRETPLPVGEIAVRVGYTSQSAFAAAMLREFGASPGALRRAT; translated from the coding sequence ATGAGACCGTCGCTCACGCTACGCCACTACCTCGAAGCGCCCATCGCCCACAGCCATGACCATGCGCAGTTGGTGTTCGGCCTGTCCGGCCACCTGGACCTGGAAGTCGACGGCCGTGGCAGCCAGGTGCGCGAAAGCAGCGTGATGGTGCTGCCCTTCTCCGCCCACCACGCCTGTGGCAGTCGCGATGGCAGCCGTTGCCTGGTGCTGGATGTGCCCACGGAGCATTGGCTCCTGCAATCCCTGGGCGAACACGCCGACGCCAGCCGCCGCCTGCTCGATCAACCGGCACGCCTGGCCCTGGATTCCCGGCAGCACCAACTGGTGCAATGGCTGGCGCACAGCCCCGTGGATGATCCATTGATCGCCCAACAGGGTGCGGTGCTGTTGCTGGCCAGCCTCAATCATCCGCAGGCCCCGCAGGTGCCGGGCCGCCGCCTGCCGTATGGGGCATTCAATGCGCATATCGAGCGACACGTCGCCCATCCGTTGCAGGTCGCCGACCTGGCGCGTATCGCCGGCCTATCGGTGGCGCGCCTGCATGCGCGCTTCATCGCCGAATGCGGGCAGACGCCCATGGATTACATCCGCAGCCGGCGCCTGCAACTGGCCCTGAACCTGCTGCGCGAGACGCCGCTGCCCGTCGGTGAAATCGCCGTGCGGGTTGGCTACACCTCACAAAGCGCCTTTGCCGCCGCTATGCTGCGCGAATTCGGCGCCTCTCCCGGCGCGTTGCGGCGCGCCACATAG
- a CDS encoding DMT family transporter, producing MTPRSALGALHIGALMFGLTGVFGKLAAASPAIIVFGRAAFAVIALAVFARFASNAPWKTLALQDWRRLLVSGVLLAAHWVTFFIAVKVAGVAVATLGFTAFPAFTVILEGLIFRERIRANEIVLVALVTVGLVLVTPDFNLASEATGGLLWGIVSGLLFSLLSLNNRASSGRIPAVQAALCQNVVVAVCLLPVAAPGLADVRALDWLWIGLLGVFCTGLAHSLFVASLAVIKARTASVVFAMEPVYGITVAWLLFAETPTLRMLLGGALIIVAIVLSGLMGSASQARQPAATA from the coding sequence ATGACTCCCCGTTCAGCCCTCGGCGCCCTGCATATCGGCGCATTGATGTTTGGCCTTACCGGCGTCTTCGGCAAGCTGGCGGCGGCCTCGCCGGCCATCATCGTCTTCGGGCGCGCCGCGTTTGCCGTGATTGCCCTGGCAGTGTTTGCGCGCTTCGCCAGCAACGCCCCCTGGAAAACCCTGGCGCTGCAGGACTGGCGTCGCCTGCTGGTCAGTGGCGTGTTGCTGGCGGCGCATTGGGTGACGTTCTTCATTGCCGTCAAGGTCGCCGGCGTAGCCGTCGCCACGCTGGGGTTCACCGCATTCCCGGCGTTTACCGTGATCCTCGAAGGGCTGATCTTCCGCGAGCGTATCCGCGCCAATGAAATCGTGCTGGTGGCCTTGGTCACCGTTGGCCTGGTGCTGGTGACGCCGGACTTCAATCTCGCCAGCGAAGCCACGGGTGGCCTGCTTTGGGGGATTGTCTCGGGTTTGCTGTTCTCATTGTTGTCGCTGAACAACCGCGCCAGCTCCGGACGGATTCCCGCCGTGCAGGCAGCGCTGTGCCAGAACGTGGTGGTCGCGGTGTGCCTGCTGCCCGTGGCCGCGCCGGGGCTGGCGGACGTGCGCGCGCTGGACTGGTTGTGGATCGGCTTGCTTGGGGTGTTCTGCACCGGCCTGGCCCACAGCCTGTTTGTTGCCAGCCTCGCGGTGATCAAGGCGCGCACCGCCTCGGTGGTGTTCGCCATGGAGCCGGTCTACGGCATCACCGTGGCCTGGCTGCTGTTTGCCGAAACCCCGACCCTGCGCATGTTGCTGGGCGGCGCGTTGATCATCGTCGCCATCGTGCTTTCCGGGCTGATGGGCAGCGCCAGCCAGGCCAGACAGCCCGCTGCAACGGCCTGA
- a CDS encoding SelT/SelW/SelH family protein, with protein sequence MSLSKPEIVITYCTQCQWLLRAAWLAQELLSTFADDLGRVALEPATGGAFRITCDGVQIWERKADGGFPEAKVLKQRVRDQIDPHRDLGHNDRTP encoded by the coding sequence ATGTCGCTGAGCAAACCCGAGATTGTCATCACCTATTGCACCCAGTGCCAGTGGCTGCTGCGCGCCGCGTGGCTGGCGCAGGAGTTGTTGAGTACGTTTGCCGATGACCTCGGCCGGGTGGCGCTGGAACCGGCCACCGGCGGTGCGTTTCGGATCACCTGCGACGGTGTGCAGATCTGGGAGCGCAAGGCGGATGGTGGCTTCCCTGAAGCCAAGGTGCTCAAGCAGCGGGTGCGCGACCAGATCGACCCACACCGCGACCTGGGCCACAACGACCGTACGCCATGA